In bacterium, one DNA window encodes the following:
- a CDS encoding tyrosine-type recombinase/integrase produces MPSVIGYRLSTVPRGISDEHLSKLLTSPWTCGKCLLRDRAIVLLLATYGVRRAQVSALQLTDIDWHQRTIVFAAHKGGKAIHHVLTEAVAEALGEYLSKERPTNDCDYVFLRHSRPHVRLSPAAISTMVGARTRRCGLPSHPHAFRHAFATRLLRAGQPVKAIADLL; encoded by the coding sequence GTGCCGAGCGTGATCGGCTACCGCCTCAGCACCGTTCCGCGGGGGATCAGCGACGAGCACTTGTCGAAGCTGCTTACATCGCCGTGGACCTGCGGCAAGTGTCTTCTGCGAGATCGCGCCATCGTGCTGCTGCTGGCGACTTATGGCGTACGGCGAGCGCAGGTCTCGGCTCTGCAACTCACGGACATTGACTGGCATCAGAGGACGATCGTCTTTGCGGCCCACAAGGGCGGCAAGGCGATTCATCACGTCTTGACGGAGGCGGTAGCGGAAGCTCTGGGCGAGTACCTGAGCAAGGAACGGCCGACGAACGATTGCGACTACGTGTTCCTGCGCCATAGCCGTCCGCATGTGCGACTGAGTCCGGCGGCGATCTCGACCATGGTGGGAGCACGGACGCGGCGCTGTGGATTGCCATCCCACCCGCATGCATTCCGGCACGCCTTCGCCACTCGCCTGCTACGGGCCGGTCAGCCCGTCAAGGCGATCGCGGACCTTCT